The following proteins are encoded in a genomic region of Nicotiana sylvestris chromosome 4, ASM39365v2, whole genome shotgun sequence:
- the LOC104228617 gene encoding geranylgeranyl transferase type-2 subunit alpha 1 isoform X2 — MHGRPRKAPTTEEQEASAIKASKLRSLQSQFLQLHHNKIYTKEALDVSAKLLESNPEYYTAWNYRKLAVQHNLNLPEADNNEESIKSILDEELRLVENALKRNFKSYGAWHHRKWVLSKGHSSTDKELLLLGKFQKADARNFHAWNYRRFVTALKNIPDEKELEYTTERIYDNFSNYSAWHNRSVLLSHLLKEKAKGYSPKDNVFTEEYEFVRNALFTDPDDQSGWFYHLWLLDQTVKLETLVSSWPPHGCNLSLPMDGSFGDCSFSPFTSLQSNTRTLPLILYFSEVVENICSSTVEVECESIVSNELVWRSLSGDETASTHAWLTDLNFPEEHANSLKAYQVKVSLARSQGIFSSTGVHHGNSSHIAFTVSISPYRSEHVDLKNEEKISWNDESFCTHEAQFLESVLANLFHIERTKGDEKVVDYQWNVTTVDNEIAYYRELLATMNCKIGKLTLARLLMAHDTLMSYTGTSHRNFSHHTEILQLYDDLKKMDPAHFHYYQDEYSLVLLKQIISNQDLLLKHCCKYRDPSSPKINNFCLRLNDLSLSRIGSMEKLLWVQVLDLSNNQLQSLEGGPASKRTLKDATILSSLLYMQRRPGDCENTTGIYEDKMVGLSRVKVWRKETRKEEKKNFV; from the exons ATGCACGGAAGACCACGCAAAGCTCCAACAACAGAAGAGCAAGAAGCTTCTGCTATCAAAGCTTCCAAATTACGTTCTCTCCAATCCCAATTTCTCCAATTACATCACAACAAAAT ATATACAAAGGAAGCATTAGATGTAAGTGCAAAGTTATTAGAGTCAAATCCTGAGTACTACACCGCTTGGAATTACAGAAAACTTGCTGTCCAACATAATTTGAATCTACCTGAAGCTGACAATAATGAAGAGTCTATTAAATCAATTCTTGATGAAGAACTCAGATTG GTAGAGAATGCATTGAAGAGGAATTTCAAGTCTTACGGAGCATGGCATCACCGTAAATGGGTGCTGAGTAAAGGGCATTCTTCTACAGACAAGGAATTGTTGCTTCTGGGTAAGTTCCAGAAGGCAGACGCCCGCAATTTCCATGCATGGAATTATAGAAG GTTTGTCACAGCACTGAAGAACATACCAGATGAGAAGGAACTTGAATACACAACTGAAAGGATATATGACAATTTCAGCAACTATTCTGCTTGGCACAACCGCAG tgttcttctttctcatTTGCTGAAGGAAAAAGCAAAAGGATATTCTCCCAAGGACAATGTATTTACAGAAGAGTACGAATTTGTGCGCAATGCTCTTTTCACAGATCCAGATGATCAAAGTGGTTGGTTTTACCATCTTTGGCTTCTTGATCAGACAGTTAAACTAGAGACGTTGGTTTCTTCATGGCCACCTCATGGCTGTAATCTTTCCTTACCCATGGATGGTTCGTTTGGGGATTGCTCTTTCTCACCCTTTACCAGTCTTCAATCTAATACTAGAACACTTCCGCTTATTCTCTATTTCAGTGAAGTTGTTGAAAATATATGCTCATCTACAGTAGAAGTTGAATGTGAAAGTATCGTGAGTAATGAGCTCGTTTGGAGATCGCTCTCAGGAGATGAAACTGCGTCTACCCACGCTTGGTTGACAGATCTTAATTTTCCAGAGGAACATGCAAATTCTTTAAAGGCTTACCAAGTAAAGGTTAGCCTTGCTCGTTCTCAAGGCATTTTCTCTTCAACTGGCGTACATCATGGAAATTCTTCTCATATTGCATTTACAGTATCTATATCACCTTATCGTTCAGAACATGTTGACTTGAAAAATGAAGAGAAGATCTCTTGGAATGACGAAAGTTTCTGTACTCATGAAGCACAGTTTCTTGAGTCAGTTCTGGCTAACTTGTTCCATATAGAAAGAACCAAGGGAGATGAAAAAGTGGTGGACTATCAGTGGAATGTTACGACCGTCGATAATGAGATAGCATACTATAGGGAGTTGTTAGCAACAATGAACTG TAAAATTGGGAAGCTGACACTTGCAAGACTGCTGATGGCGCATGACACTTTAATGTCATATACTGGCACTAGTCATAGAAATTTTAGCCACCACACAGAAATTCTTCAGCTATATGATGATTTAAAGAAAATGGACCCAGCACATTTCCACTACTACCAAGATGAGTACAGTTTAGTACTTCTGAAACAG ATAATCTCCAATCAAGACTTGTTGCTAAAGCACTGCTGTAAATATAGGGATCCGTCTTCTCCAAAAATCAATAATTTTTGTCTGCGGCTTAATGATCTCTCACTTTCACGTATTGGGTCTATGGAGAAACTTTTGTGGGTTCAAGTCTTAGATCTCAGCAACAACCAACTTCAGTCACTTGAAG GAGGTCCGGCCAGCAAAAGAACTCTAAAAGATGCCACAATATTGTCTTCTCTCCTTTATATGCAACGGCGCCCAGGGGATTGTGAAAACACAACAGGTATCTATGAGGACAAGATGGTGGGCCTTTCTCGAGTCAAAGTTTGGCGTAAAGAAAcaaggaaagaagaaaagaagaactttgTTTAA